One genomic region from Spirosoma sp. KCTC 42546 encodes:
- a CDS encoding SUMF1/EgtB/PvdO family nonheme iron enzyme — protein MMKYNWLTVNATRVVMVAAVVLLMQGCGFLKSKFGGKGGKGGEVGVTNGEITATGRKGWKQPTPYGMVLVPSGSFIMGQADEDVAATQINMNRQVTISSFYMDDAEISNHEYRQYVNALLADSVSTLGEEEIMSKYYPDTTVWKNDFTYHNGDPMLEHYYAHPAFDTYPVVGVSWIAAKHFCKWRTNTLDDFRTKDGAYRSFGFRLPSEAEWEWAARGGKNGAKYPWGNPYVANGKGCYLANFKPQRGNFDADGYPYTAPATAYSPNDYGLYNMAGNVAEWCRDAYADNTNAIVWDMNPDNQNADEPRKVVRGGSWKDIAYYLETGTRSYEYEDQKRSYIGFRCVMDNLEGRTASARGGKVGGSSKSKTSKKAAKKV, from the coding sequence ATGATGAAGTATAACTGGTTAACAGTCAACGCAACCCGGGTAGTGATGGTCGCAGCAGTGGTACTGCTTATGCAAGGTTGTGGCTTTCTGAAGTCAAAATTTGGAGGCAAAGGCGGCAAAGGAGGAGAAGTCGGCGTTACAAACGGGGAAATTACAGCCACCGGGCGTAAAGGCTGGAAACAACCTACCCCCTATGGCATGGTTTTAGTTCCTTCAGGTTCATTTATTATGGGGCAGGCTGATGAAGATGTAGCTGCTACTCAAATTAACATGAATCGGCAGGTAACAATCAGCTCATTCTATATGGATGATGCCGAAATTTCAAACCACGAGTATCGCCAGTATGTCAATGCCTTACTGGCGGATTCGGTGTCGACATTGGGTGAAGAGGAAATTATGTCCAAATATTATCCAGACACAACTGTTTGGAAAAACGATTTCACCTATCACAACGGTGACCCAATGCTGGAGCATTACTATGCACACCCCGCTTTTGATACCTACCCTGTAGTAGGCGTAAGCTGGATTGCAGCCAAGCACTTCTGCAAGTGGCGTACAAATACGCTTGACGATTTTCGTACTAAAGATGGCGCTTATCGTTCGTTCGGTTTCCGTCTCCCATCGGAGGCCGAATGGGAATGGGCGGCCCGTGGCGGTAAAAACGGGGCTAAGTATCCATGGGGAAATCCATACGTGGCTAACGGCAAAGGTTGTTACCTGGCTAATTTCAAACCACAACGTGGTAACTTCGATGCAGATGGCTATCCATATACAGCCCCAGCAACTGCGTATAGTCCAAACGATTATGGTCTGTATAACATGGCTGGAAACGTTGCTGAATGGTGCCGCGACGCTTACGCCGATAATACAAACGCTATTGTATGGGATATGAACCCCGATAACCAGAATGCAGATGAACCTCGTAAAGTGGTTCGCGGAGGTTCCTGGAAGGATATCGCTTACTACCTGGAAACGGGTACACGCTCTTATGAATATGAAGACCAGAAACGCTCTTATATTGGATTCCGTTGTGTAATGGATAATCTGGAAGGACGCACTGCATCGGCTCGTGGAGGTAAGGTAGGAGGTAGCAGCAAGAGTAAAACCAGCAAAAAAGCAGCTAAAAAAGTATAA
- the gldN gene encoding gliding motility protein GldN, with product MTQIKTIRFAGVLAVAALALAGGKALAQEKASSGVNANSVRGINENDIMMKKTLWRRIDLKEKQNQSMFSKNNEISKYLMEAVKAGLIDAYTNDSCTTKITPEKFHENLLIPNTGGGLSAEEKAAGFTEDGKGGAKNDGWDTPKKDDKKKPDDGWGTPKKAAEPVDDGWGAPKKKSAVAKNAKGKKGKKVVEPVVEPKKDTVAVAQAPVLSGDEYFPKELNILEVKEDWIFDKKRSRLYYDMQTITLLLPADKNAAGYEKPIASFKYKDLDKLFRSDPKKFIWYNPQNQAQHKNLADAFDLRLFYGRITKVANPGDTDLVGMYGDREGLLKSYQTEYELMETEHGLWEY from the coding sequence ATGACACAGATTAAAACGATACGATTTGCTGGTGTGCTAGCTGTAGCTGCGCTGGCATTGGCAGGGGGGAAAGCCTTGGCCCAGGAGAAGGCGAGCAGTGGCGTAAATGCAAATTCGGTTCGTGGAATCAATGAGAATGATATTATGATGAAGAAGACCCTTTGGCGTCGAATCGACCTGAAGGAGAAACAGAATCAGTCTATGTTCTCAAAGAACAATGAGATTTCAAAATATTTGATGGAAGCTGTGAAAGCTGGCCTTATTGACGCCTACACCAATGATTCGTGTACGACGAAGATAACACCTGAGAAATTTCACGAAAACCTGCTGATTCCGAATACAGGTGGTGGCCTATCTGCAGAAGAAAAAGCGGCTGGTTTTACAGAAGATGGTAAAGGCGGAGCTAAGAATGATGGCTGGGATACACCGAAAAAGGATGACAAGAAAAAGCCTGATGACGGTTGGGGAACGCCTAAGAAAGCCGCTGAGCCTGTTGATGATGGCTGGGGAGCACCTAAGAAAAAATCAGCAGTTGCTAAAAATGCAAAGGGTAAAAAAGGAAAGAAAGTAGTTGAGCCCGTTGTAGAGCCTAAAAAGGATACGGTAGCCGTTGCTCAGGCACCTGTTTTGTCTGGCGATGAGTATTTCCCTAAAGAGTTAAATATCCTTGAAGTTAAAGAAGATTGGATTTTTGACAAAAAACGCTCGCGTCTTTACTATGATATGCAGACAATAACGCTTCTCCTGCCAGCTGATAAGAATGCTGCTGGCTATGAAAAACCTATTGCTTCATTCAAGTATAAAGATTTAGATAAGTTATTCCGTAGTGATCCGAAGAAATTTATCTGGTATAACCCACAAAATCAGGCTCAGCACAAAAACCTGGCTGACGCATTTGATCTACGGTTATTCTATGGACGGATTACGAAAGTAGCTAATCCAGGAGATACAGACTTAGTGGGTATGTATGGCGACCGTGAAGGTTTGCTAAAATCCTATCAAACAGAATACGAATTGATGGAAACCGAACACGGTCTCTGGGAATATTAA
- a CDS encoding uroporphyrinogen-III synthase, translating to MNETSMQSTEARLTKVNRMLVTQSRPADEKSPYFDLVSKYNLQIDFRPFIQIEGVSFKDFRRQKINILAHTAIIFTSRNAIDHFFRICQEGRVDVPADMKYFCISEQTANYLQKYIVIRKRKIFNGTKTATELFDLIKKHKNEKFLFPCSNIRRNDIPEFMDTSSLHFTEAVMYETVPTDLSDLDIKSYDIIAFFSPSGVSSLLSNFPDFNQNGTRMAAFGPTTAKAITEAGLTLDIEAPLPNAPSMTGALDLYLKKANN from the coding sequence ATGAACGAGACTAGTATGCAATCCACAGAGGCCCGGCTTACGAAAGTAAACCGGATGTTAGTAACCCAATCCCGACCCGCCGACGAGAAATCTCCGTATTTTGATTTAGTTAGCAAGTACAATCTTCAAATCGACTTTCGCCCTTTCATTCAGATTGAAGGCGTGTCATTTAAAGATTTTCGGCGGCAGAAGATTAATATCCTGGCACACACGGCTATTATCTTTACCAGCCGAAATGCGATCGACCACTTTTTTCGGATTTGCCAGGAAGGCCGGGTTGATGTTCCTGCCGATATGAAATACTTCTGTATTTCGGAGCAGACTGCTAACTATTTGCAGAAATACATCGTCATTCGGAAGCGTAAAATCTTTAACGGGACAAAAACGGCTACCGAACTGTTCGATCTGATCAAGAAACACAAGAATGAAAAATTCCTGTTTCCCTGTTCGAACATCCGGCGGAATGATATTCCTGAATTTATGGATACGAGTAGCCTGCATTTTACGGAAGCCGTTATGTATGAGACTGTTCCAACGGATTTATCGGATCTGGATATAAAAAGCTATGACATAATTGCTTTTTTCAGCCCATCAGGTGTTAGTTCGTTATTAAGCAACTTTCCGGATTTTAATCAAAATGGAACCCGGATGGCGGCTTTTGGCCCTACCACTGCCAAAGCAATTACTGAGGCTGGTTTAACCCTTGATATTGAAGCGCCACTACCCAATGCACCTTCTATGACAGGAGCTTTAGATTTGTATCTAAAAAAGGCTAACAATTAA
- a CDS encoding universal stress protein — protein sequence MKTILVPVDFSKTAENALIFAINLSQKLQAHIILFHSFHTYHTNAYVSAKALEKESLTAKLHADQKLKELYDNISVSAFSPPEYISSKNELREELLQLLAERSVELIVMGTQGLGNKLEGRLFGTNTSWVVEKATCPVIVIPENLQLETLEEIVYASDYMPDDIVNLENLSKIAQSFQANITVIHVIKKESTAAVNALKSFEQQVKVRTQLSGINFRLLTGNNVENRLEQYLEENKVNLLVMSAHYRSLPDKLFGKSLTKSMTLYAGIPLMIFHHKLH from the coding sequence ATGAAAACAATTTTAGTCCCAGTCGATTTTTCGAAAACCGCAGAAAACGCACTGATTTTTGCCATCAACTTATCGCAAAAACTCCAAGCCCATATTATTCTTTTTCACTCTTTCCACACCTATCATACGAACGCCTATGTATCTGCCAAAGCACTAGAGAAAGAATCACTTACAGCAAAGCTGCATGCTGACCAGAAACTAAAAGAACTTTACGATAACATCAGTGTCAGCGCCTTTTCTCCGCCTGAATATATCAGCAGTAAAAACGAGTTGCGCGAGGAACTATTGCAACTGCTGGCAGAAAGAAGTGTTGAGCTTATTGTGATGGGAACCCAGGGCTTAGGTAATAAACTGGAAGGACGGCTCTTTGGTACAAATACCTCCTGGGTAGTAGAAAAAGCCACGTGCCCCGTAATAGTCATCCCTGAGAATCTGCAACTGGAAACGCTCGAAGAAATCGTGTATGCCAGCGATTATATGCCAGACGATATTGTCAATCTGGAAAACCTGTCGAAAATTGCTCAATCTTTCCAGGCAAACATCACAGTTATCCATGTAATAAAAAAAGAATCGACTGCTGCTGTAAATGCACTAAAGAGTTTTGAGCAACAAGTAAAAGTAAGAACTCAGCTTTCCGGGATTAATTTCAGACTACTAACAGGCAACAACGTAGAAAATAGGTTGGAACAGTATCTGGAAGAGAATAAAGTTAATCTATTGGTAATGTCTGCTCATTACCGCAGCTTACCCGACAAACTCTTTGGCAAAAGCCTTACAAAAAGTATGACGCTATATGCCGGCATCCCCCTGATGATCTTCCACCATAAACTCCACTAA
- the gldM gene encoding gliding motility protein GldM, with product MAGTKETPRQKMIGMMYLVLTALLALQVTSAILEKFVLINNSLEQSTGAVGKINQGTFDNIRATVEKSGNRATDLAIVKQADEVRKITSDVIGEIDKLKEQLVVAGGGRDESGNIKNLSEEEKVAQLMIGTNRNGAAFKLKDQLNGYVDNLSKYSGIKYSPMALDGKDDPIASNSPDQKRKDFAELNFAQTPVPAALAVLSQKQADVRRIEGEVLDVLASKVGAQDVKFDKIIAMLSMDSKVVVAGTKFKGQMFLAASSSGIQPRMSLNGGAVRMQDGQGIVEFTAQGGAYDKNGLARRVLTGSIAYQTPAGLKTVPLSAEYFVAKPSYQIETGTLPPLYLGCANKLSIQSPQLGALWNPTITANGAAVIASGEKGKVTVVPNSASVALNISNAGSLLGTEPFRVNKVPRPTLQISVGGTPTTDPRGVPASSARSVKIQAVPDPSFAAFSPEDANFRTTGATISLVRGTRRVKTAEVGAGGGSIGEIAAEAQPGDRLVIEVNGVQRRNFKGDISDVPMGNTLAQISLY from the coding sequence ATGGCAGGCACAAAAGAGACACCCCGTCAGAAAATGATCGGGATGATGTATCTGGTTTTGACCGCTTTACTGGCTCTGCAAGTCACGTCGGCCATTCTGGAGAAATTCGTTTTAATTAATAATAGCTTAGAGCAATCTACGGGAGCCGTTGGTAAAATTAATCAGGGCACATTTGACAATATTCGGGCTACGGTTGAAAAATCAGGCAATCGGGCTACTGACTTAGCCATTGTTAAACAAGCTGATGAAGTACGGAAGATAACGTCGGATGTAATTGGTGAAATTGATAAGCTCAAAGAGCAATTAGTTGTAGCTGGTGGTGGTCGCGATGAGTCGGGCAATATTAAGAACCTGAGCGAAGAAGAAAAAGTAGCTCAGCTCATGATCGGTACAAACCGTAATGGAGCTGCCTTTAAGCTGAAAGATCAACTGAATGGTTATGTTGATAATCTTTCAAAGTACTCAGGCATAAAATATAGCCCTATGGCTCTTGATGGGAAAGATGATCCCATTGCTAGTAACTCACCAGATCAAAAAAGAAAGGATTTTGCTGAACTGAACTTTGCTCAAACGCCTGTACCTGCAGCACTGGCCGTATTAAGTCAGAAACAAGCAGATGTACGCCGTATTGAAGGTGAAGTCCTTGATGTACTAGCTAGTAAAGTGGGTGCACAAGACGTGAAATTCGATAAAATCATTGCCATGCTTAGCATGGACTCTAAAGTCGTTGTAGCGGGCACGAAGTTTAAAGGACAAATGTTCCTGGCTGCTTCATCGTCAGGTATTCAACCTCGTATGAGCTTGAACGGTGGTGCCGTTCGGATGCAGGATGGTCAGGGTATTGTTGAATTTACAGCACAGGGTGGTGCTTATGACAAAAACGGTCTGGCTCGTCGGGTACTAACCGGCTCGATTGCTTACCAAACTCCAGCGGGTTTGAAAACAGTGCCTTTATCGGCCGAGTATTTCGTTGCGAAGCCTTCCTATCAAATTGAAACAGGTACGTTACCGCCTTTGTATCTTGGTTGCGCTAATAAACTGAGCATTCAAAGCCCACAACTAGGTGCCTTATGGAACCCAACGATTACAGCTAATGGTGCTGCGGTAATTGCATCGGGAGAAAAAGGGAAAGTAACGGTTGTGCCGAATTCAGCTAGTGTTGCTTTAAATATTAGTAACGCTGGTAGTCTGTTAGGTACAGAGCCATTCCGAGTGAATAAAGTACCACGTCCAACTTTGCAGATTTCGGTTGGCGGAACACCAACAACGGATCCCCGTGGTGTACCGGCGTCGTCAGCACGTAGCGTGAAGATCCAGGCGGTTCCTGATCCTAGTTTTGCTGCATTCTCACCCGAGGATGCTAACTTCCGGACAACAGGGGCTACCATATCGTTAGTACGCGGTACCAGACGGGTTAAAACTGCCGAAGTAGGAGCTGGCGGAGGTTCTATTGGGGAGATTGCTGCCGAAGCGCAGCCCGGTGATCGACTAGTTATTGAAGTAAATGGAGTACAGCGCCGAAATTTCAAGGGGGATATAAGTGACGTACCCATGGGTAATACGCTAGCACAGATTTCGCTCTATTGA
- a CDS encoding type IX secretion system membrane protein PorP/SprF yields the protein MIRTLYVYALLLLTIVVPTAQAQQDPQFSLYMYNPLYYNPAAAGSEGVTRLQLTHRTQYLGYQTIGNGDGSAAQSSQLLSFNMPLAKIKSGIGIYALNDKYGPSINQAVQVSYAYRLALKNGTLALGVQAGMFNRGLDFSQFRATDPNDPLIPTGRINQFKPDIGAGVYYNTTDYWIGVSMTHLNQATYSYVSGYSTDVSEPKAYISAGYRLGLGYNIDIQPSVLVQYSTKQGMTGSVASVNIVGTYDNRIWAGIGYRLKDAAMATVGINLMRNNALRVGYSLDVTTSGTQIKSPTSHEIIVGYALPAPDARKKPIVRTPRFRY from the coding sequence ATGATTCGCACACTCTACGTTTACGCCTTGTTATTGCTGACGATTGTTGTTCCAACCGCCCAGGCGCAGCAGGACCCTCAATTTAGTTTGTACATGTACAACCCACTCTACTACAATCCGGCTGCCGCCGGGTCGGAGGGCGTAACCCGATTACAACTTACACACCGAACGCAGTATCTGGGTTATCAGACAATTGGTAATGGAGATGGAAGTGCTGCGCAAAGCAGCCAGTTACTTTCGTTCAATATGCCATTGGCAAAAATTAAGAGCGGAATTGGTATTTATGCGCTGAATGATAAATATGGCCCTTCCATTAATCAGGCCGTGCAAGTTTCATACGCTTACCGGTTGGCACTGAAAAATGGAACACTGGCGTTGGGTGTGCAGGCAGGCATGTTTAATCGTGGGCTAGACTTTAGCCAGTTTCGAGCTACAGATCCTAATGATCCTCTTATCCCTACCGGACGTATTAACCAGTTTAAACCTGATATTGGTGCAGGGGTCTATTATAACACAACTGATTATTGGATAGGTGTAAGCATGACGCACTTGAATCAGGCTACATACAGCTATGTTAGCGGGTACTCGACTGACGTTTCTGAACCTAAAGCGTATATATCGGCAGGATACCGTTTGGGATTAGGGTATAATATTGATATACAGCCCTCTGTGCTCGTTCAATATAGTACGAAACAGGGGATGACAGGGTCGGTAGCATCAGTTAATATCGTTGGAACCTATGATAACCGGATATGGGCAGGCATTGGCTATCGCTTAAAGGATGCTGCTATGGCTACTGTTGGTATTAATCTGATGCGTAACAACGCCCTGCGTGTTGGCTATTCATTAGATGTAACAACCAGTGGAACACAAATAAAAAGCCCGACCTCGCATGAAATTATAGTAGGCTATGCATTGCCAGCACCTGATGCCCGTAAAAAACCAATTGTGAGGACACCACGGTTTCGCTATTGA
- the gldL gene encoding gliding motility protein GldL, whose protein sequence is MAAEKSTSFFWDRLVPTIYSAGAAVVIFGAWAKITHNEQFGFMLTLGLLTEVVIFALYAVQSFTMPATAGDGYAWEKVYPELADDFKGEARKPAPQANGLTGNMDQMLAQAKVTPDVFERLGSGFRNLNETVSKLSDLTEATVATNDYARNVKSASTSISEMNKSYGTAITAMNSMADATTEAKDYRDQFQKVTKNMGALNAVYELELQDTNKHLKAMNAFYGSLTAAMENMSDASRDTQQFKNELAKLTGNLASLNGVYGSMLTAMRGN, encoded by the coding sequence ATGGCAGCAGAAAAATCCACAAGTTTCTTTTGGGATCGTTTAGTACCAACCATTTATAGTGCCGGGGCGGCAGTCGTTATTTTCGGCGCCTGGGCTAAAATTACGCACAACGAGCAATTTGGCTTTATGTTAACGCTCGGTCTGCTAACGGAAGTAGTTATTTTTGCCTTGTACGCAGTTCAGAGTTTTACAATGCCAGCAACAGCAGGTGATGGATATGCCTGGGAAAAAGTTTATCCTGAGCTGGCTGATGATTTTAAAGGTGAAGCCCGTAAACCAGCTCCACAAGCTAACGGTCTGACGGGTAATATGGATCAAATGTTAGCGCAGGCAAAAGTAACGCCTGACGTATTCGAACGCTTAGGATCGGGTTTCCGGAACCTGAACGAAACCGTCTCGAAGCTATCTGATCTGACAGAAGCAACAGTGGCTACAAACGACTATGCCCGGAATGTGAAGTCGGCATCGACTTCAATCTCCGAAATGAACAAATCGTATGGTACAGCAATCACGGCGATGAATTCAATGGCTGATGCAACTACTGAAGCGAAAGATTATCGGGATCAGTTCCAGAAAGTGACCAAAAATATGGGTGCTTTGAATGCAGTTTATGAACTGGAACTGCAGGACACAAACAAGCATTTGAAAGCTATGAACGCTTTCTATGGTAGCCTAACCGCTGCCATGGAAAATATGAGCGATGCCAGCCGCGATACACAGCAGTTTAAAAATGAACTGGCTAAGCTAACGGGTAATCTAGCGTCCCTCAATGGTGTTTATGGCAGCATGCTAACAGCCATGCGCGGCAATTAA